Proteins encoded by one window of Halorubrum ruber:
- the prf1 gene encoding peptide chain release factor aRF-1, producing the protein MSSDAQEANEDRRKYEFRKVIEELKDYEGSGTQLVTIYIPEDKQISDVVAHVTQEHSEASNIKSKQTRTAVQDALTSIKDRLRYYDTFPPDNGIVIFSGAIDSGGGQTDMVTRTLESPPQPVESFRYHCDSEFLTEPLEHMLEDSGLFGLIVLDRREANVGWLKGKRVEPVKSASSLVPGKQRKGGQSAQRFARLRLEAIDNFYQEVAGMANDLFVDKRHELDGILVGGPSPTKDEFLDGDYLHHELQDKVLGKFDVAYTDESGLKDLVDAGQEALADQEIVQDKNDMEEFFEKLNTGQEATYGFEQTRRNLIMGSVDRLLISEDLRSDVVVYECPNGHEEYEVVDARHSTPDHECSECGDEAAVEEREDVIEHLMAIAEQRGTETRFISTDFEKGEQLLDAFGGIAGILRYSTGV; encoded by the coding sequence ATGAGTAGCGACGCACAGGAGGCGAACGAGGACCGCCGGAAGTACGAGTTCCGCAAGGTCATCGAGGAGCTCAAAGACTACGAGGGCTCCGGCACCCAGCTCGTCACCATCTACATCCCCGAGGACAAGCAGATCTCCGACGTGGTGGCCCACGTCACCCAAGAGCACAGCGAGGCGTCCAACATCAAGTCGAAGCAGACCCGGACCGCCGTTCAGGACGCGCTCACGTCGATCAAGGACCGACTGCGCTACTACGACACGTTCCCGCCCGACAACGGGATCGTGATCTTCTCGGGCGCGATCGACAGCGGCGGCGGCCAGACGGACATGGTCACGCGGACGCTGGAGTCGCCCCCGCAGCCCGTCGAGTCGTTCCGGTACCACTGCGACTCGGAGTTCCTCACCGAGCCGCTCGAACACATGCTCGAAGACTCCGGGCTGTTCGGGCTCATCGTCTTGGACCGCCGCGAGGCGAACGTCGGCTGGCTGAAGGGGAAACGCGTCGAGCCCGTCAAGTCCGCCTCCTCGCTCGTCCCCGGCAAACAGCGGAAGGGTGGCCAGTCCGCCCAGCGGTTCGCCCGGCTGCGCCTCGAAGCGATCGACAACTTCTACCAGGAGGTCGCGGGGATGGCCAACGACCTGTTCGTCGACAAGCGCCACGAGCTCGACGGCATCCTCGTCGGCGGCCCCTCGCCGACGAAAGACGAGTTCCTCGACGGCGACTACCTCCACCACGAGCTCCAGGACAAGGTGCTGGGCAAGTTCGACGTCGCCTACACCGACGAGTCCGGGCTGAAGGACCTCGTCGACGCGGGCCAGGAGGCGCTTGCCGACCAGGAGATCGTCCAGGACAAAAACGACATGGAGGAGTTCTTCGAGAAGCTCAACACCGGGCAGGAAGCCACCTACGGGTTCGAACAGACCCGTCGGAACCTGATCATGGGCTCCGTCGACCGGCTGCTCATCTCCGAGGACCTCCGCTCCGACGTCGTCGTCTACGAGTGCCCCAACGGCCACGAGGAGTACGAGGTGGTCGACGCCCGGCACTCGACGCCCGACCACGAGTGTAGCGAGTGCGGCGACGAGGCCGCGGTCGAGGAGCGCGAGGACGTCATCGAACACCTGATGGCCATCGCGGAGCAGCGCGGCACCGAGACGCGGTTCATCTCCACGGACTTCGAGAAGGGCGAGCAGCTGCTCGACGCGTTCGGCGGAATCGCGGGAATTCTGCGGTACTCGACCGGCGTCTAA
- the argS gene encoding arginine--tRNA ligase, translated as MFRQFRSEVEAALADALGSLDLPTDDLGIERPPDDMDATLASSVAFRLAGEVGDAPPNVAATVAEAVSVADADYIASVDTAGPYVNFHANERYLADTLDSAAVDADYGALPDRDASVVVEHTSANPTGPVHVGRARNPIVGDAVANLMEYAGYDVDRHYYVNDAGRQMAVFTWAYERFDESDLDAEPARDRAEYDLVRYYRKGNAFLEEADADAVEAAEAEIQEILQGLEAGDEATYERVGEVVDTVLGGMKDCLARLPAEFDEFVKETRFMRDGSTDEIAARLKETDQAVYEEDAWQLELDAWGIEKNLVFLRSDDTSLYTTRDLAHHEWKFDNYDRAVTVLGEDHKLQADQLDATLELLGNDTDRLGHVIYSYVNLPDGKMSTRKGTGVMLDDLLDEAIDRARDAVESRMDDRIRGDDLTDEDVERIAHQVGIGAVRYDIVSKQPAKAITFEWEDALDFEAQSAPFVQYVHARCAGILDEAAAEGVDVPGVTADADGRVDPDALDVDASALETEEARELLREVARFPAAIEAAADDLEPHTIATFTREFADAYNAFYRECPVVTAETDELRDARVAVVAAAKHTMANALDVLGVEAPESM; from the coding sequence ATGTTCAGGCAGTTCCGGTCGGAGGTCGAGGCGGCGCTCGCGGACGCGCTCGGCTCGCTCGACCTCCCGACCGACGACCTCGGTATCGAACGCCCGCCCGACGACATGGACGCGACGCTCGCCTCCAGCGTCGCCTTCCGGCTCGCGGGCGAGGTCGGCGACGCGCCGCCGAACGTCGCAGCGACGGTCGCCGAGGCGGTGTCGGTCGCGGACGCCGACTACATTGCGAGCGTCGACACCGCGGGGCCGTACGTCAACTTCCACGCGAACGAGCGCTACCTCGCGGACACGCTCGATTCGGCCGCCGTCGACGCCGACTACGGCGCGCTCCCCGACCGGGACGCGTCGGTCGTGGTCGAGCACACCAGCGCGAACCCGACCGGCCCGGTCCACGTCGGCCGCGCGCGCAACCCCATCGTCGGCGACGCCGTCGCGAACCTCATGGAGTACGCGGGCTACGACGTCGACCGCCACTACTACGTCAACGACGCCGGCCGGCAGATGGCGGTGTTCACGTGGGCGTACGAGCGGTTCGACGAGTCCGACCTCGACGCCGAGCCCGCCCGCGACCGCGCGGAGTACGACCTCGTGCGCTACTACCGGAAGGGGAACGCCTTCTTGGAGGAGGCCGATGCCGACGCGGTCGAGGCCGCTGAGGCGGAGATTCAGGAGATCCTTCAGGGGCTCGAAGCCGGCGACGAGGCGACCTACGAGCGCGTCGGCGAGGTCGTCGACACCGTCCTCGGCGGGATGAAGGACTGCCTCGCCCGATTGCCGGCGGAGTTCGACGAGTTCGTCAAGGAGACCCGGTTCATGCGCGACGGCTCGACCGACGAGATCGCGGCGCGGCTCAAGGAGACCGACCAAGCCGTCTACGAGGAGGACGCCTGGCAGCTGGAGCTCGACGCGTGGGGGATAGAGAAGAACCTCGTCTTCCTGCGCTCGGACGACACCAGCCTCTACACCACCCGCGACCTGGCGCACCACGAGTGGAAGTTCGACAACTACGACCGCGCCGTCACCGTCCTCGGCGAGGACCACAAGCTCCAGGCCGACCAGCTCGACGCGACCCTCGAACTGCTCGGCAACGACACAGACCGGCTCGGCCACGTCATCTACTCGTACGTCAACCTCCCCGACGGGAAGATGTCAACCCGGAAGGGAACCGGCGTGATGCTCGACGACCTCCTCGACGAGGCGATCGACCGCGCCCGCGACGCCGTCGAGTCCCGGATGGACGACCGGATCCGCGGCGACGACCTCACCGACGAGGACGTCGAGCGCATCGCCCACCAGGTGGGGATCGGCGCGGTCCGGTACGACATCGTCTCGAAGCAGCCCGCGAAGGCGATCACCTTCGAGTGGGAGGACGCGCTCGACTTCGAGGCGCAGTCGGCCCCGTTCGTCCAGTACGTCCACGCGCGCTGCGCCGGGATCCTCGACGAGGCCGCGGCCGAGGGCGTCGACGTGCCTGGCGTGACCGCCGACGCCGACGGGCGTGTCGACCCCGACGCGCTCGACGTGGACGCGAGCGCTCTCGAAACCGAGGAAGCCCGCGAGCTCCTCCGTGAGGTCGCCAGATTCCCCGCAGCGATCGAGGCGGCGGCGGACGACCTCGAACCGCACACGATCGCGACGTTCACCCGCGAGTTCGCCGACGCGTACAACGCCTTCTACCGCGAGTGCCCGGTCGTGACCGCCGAGACCGACGAGCTGCGCGACGCTCGCGTCGCGGTCGTCGCGGCCGCGAAGCACACGATGGCGAACGCGCTCGACGTGCTGGGCGTCGAGGCGCCGGAGTCGATGTAG